One window from the genome of Onychomys torridus chromosome 20, mOncTor1.1, whole genome shotgun sequence encodes:
- the Suox gene encoding sulfite oxidase, mitochondrial, which yields MLLRLYRAVVVGLPQALRVKTTPSRLCIPACSAHDSFKPQHRSLTFADDNSRTQRWKVMGTLLGLGAVLAYHDRRCKAAQESPRMYTKEEVRSHNSPETGVWVTLGSEVFDVTKFVELHPGGPSKLILAAGGPLEPFWSLYAFHNQPHVRELLAEYKIGDLNPEENMSPPTLEASDPYANDPARHPALRINSQRPFNAEPPPELLTENYITPNPIFFTRNHLPVPNVDPDTYRLHIVGAPGGQSLSLSLADLYKFPKHEITVTLQCAGNRRSEMSKVKEVKGLEWRTGAISTARWAGARLCDVLAQAGHRVRETEAHVCFEGLDSDPTGTAYGASIPLARAMDPEAEVLLAYEMNGEPLPRDHGFPVRVVVPGVVGARNVKWLGRVSVEAEESHSHWQRRDYKGFSPSVDWDTVDFDLAPSIQELPIQSAITQPRDGATVESGEVTIRGYAWSGGGRAVIRVDVSVDGGLTWQEAALEGEEQSPRKAWAWRIWQLKARVPAEQKELSIICKAVDDSYNVQPDTVAPIWNLRGVLSNAWHRVHVRVVP from the exons ATGCTGTTGCGGCTGTACAGAGCTGTGGTGGTAGGACTCCCACAGGCCCTCAG AGTCAAGACAACCCCCTCGAGGCTCTGCATCCCAGCATGCTCCGCACATGATTCATTTAAACCCCAGCACCGCAGCCTCACCTTTGCTGATGATAACTCGAGAACCCAGAGATGGAAAGTCATGGGGACCCTGCTAGGCCTTGGTGCAGTGCTGGCCTATCACGACCGTCGTTGCAAG GCTGCTCAGGAATCACCACGGATGTACACTAAAGAGGAAGTGAGGTCCCACAACAGCCCCGAAACTGGAGTCTGGGTCACTCTAggctctgaggtctttgatgtcaCAAAATTTGTGGAACTACATCCAGGAGGACCATCAAAACTGATACTAGCAGCTGGGGGTCCCCTAGAGCCCTTCTGGTCCCTCTATGCTTTTCACAACCAACCCCACGTACGTGAGTTACTGGCTGAGTATAAGATTGGGGACCTGAACCCTGAAGAGAACATGTCACCGCCCACCTTGGAGGCCTCTGATCCTTATGCTAATGACCCTGCCCGTCACCCAGCCCTGAGGATTAATAGCCAGCGCCCCTTCAATGCAGAGCCTCCTCCTGAACTGCTAACAGAGAACTACATCACACCAAACCCTATTTTTTTCACCCGGAACCATCTGCCTGTACCTAACGTGGACCCAGACACCTACCGCTTGCACATAGTAGGGGCGCCTGGAGGTCAGTCGCTGTCCCTGTCCTTGGCTGATTTGTATAAGTTTCCTAAACATGAAATCACCGTCACTCTGCAGTGTGCTGGCAACCGGCGCTCTGAGATGAGCAAGGTTAAGGAAGTGAAAGGTCTGGAGTGGCGGACGGGAGCTATCAGCACGGCTCGCTGGGCTGGGGCGCGACTCTGTGAtgtgttagcccaggctggtcaccGAGTCCGGGAAACGGAGGCCCATGTCTGCTTTGAGGGACTTGACTCGGACCCCACGGGGACTGCCTATGGAGCATCTATCCCTCTGGCTCGGGCCATGGACCCTGAAGCTGAGGTCCTCCTGGCGTATGAAATGAATGGTGAGCCCCTGCCTCGTGACCACGGTTTCCCCGTACGGGTGGTGGTTCCTGGTGTGGTGGGTGCCCGCAACGTCAAGTGGCTGGGCAGAGTGAGTGTGGAGGCCGAGGAAAGTCACAGCCACTGGCAGAGGCGGGATTACAAAGGCTTCTCTCCGTCGGTGGACTGGGACACGGTAGACTTTGATCTGGCCCCATCCATTCAGGAACTACCCATCCAGTCGGCTATCACACAGCCTCGAGATGGGGCGACTGTAGAGTCGGGAGAGGTGACGATCAGGGGCTACGCATGGAGCGGCGGTGGTCGGGCCGTGATTCGGGTGGATGTGTCCGTCGATGGTGGACTCACCTGGCAGGAAGCTGCGCTAGAGGGAGAGGAACAAAGCCCCAGGAAGGCCTGGGCTTGGCGGATATGGCAGTTGAAAGCTCGGGTGCCAGCAGAGCAAAAGGAATTGAGCATCATCTGTAAAGCTGTGGATGACAGTTACAACGTGCAGCCAGACACCGTGGCCCCCATCTGGAACCTGCGAGGCGTCCTCAGCAATGCCTGGCACCGTGTCCATGTTCGCGTGGTTCCATAA